A single Scleropages formosus chromosome 4, fSclFor1.1, whole genome shotgun sequence DNA region contains:
- the hinfp gene encoding histone H4 transcription factor gives MAPNKRTRREDAPLQLLCEWGSCEESFGRMQDFCQHVDEHLRTLQLDEEPDSLAEEQSCLWRECGFCAVESPGELLRHVYFHCYHTKLKQWGQAVLQSQPDLGSCALGPQNRNVVPDISDNFVCQWEHCETSLENPEWFYRHVEMHGLCTEMKSNGREESALHCGWKDCEATFKGRFKLREHLRSHTQEKVVACPICGGMFANNTKFFDHIRRQTAIEGQRFQCSHCSKRFATERLLRDHMRNHVNHYKCPLCDMTCPSPSSLRNHIKFRHSNEKPYRCEYCEYSCKNLIDLRKHLDTHSSEPAYRCDFSDCDYSTRSLHSIKSHYKKVHEGDFMPRYKCHVCEQCFTRGNNLTSHLRKKHQFKWPSGHPRFRYKEHEDGFMRLQLIRYESVELTEQLMKERQEARDRNPEGEEIQPEALTQGVAEGGAEEGTEGLRGILIDSGQAGGSDSGAVVSPALHVNEQGSDVFYMLTDGSPEATGPQVASEVREDSVMLQLQDTAQQLGMEVV, from the exons ATGGCTCCGAACAAGCGGACGCGGCGGGAGGACGCGCCGCTGCAGCTGCTCTGCGAGTGGGGCTCCTGTGAGGAGTCCTTCGGCAGGATGCAGGACTTCTGCCAACATGTGGACGAGCACCTGAGGACCCTGCAGCTGGACGAGGAGCCCGACTCTCTGG CGGAGGAGCAGAGCTGCCTGTGGCGGGAGTGTGGCTTCTGTGCGGTCGAGAGCCCCGGGGAGCTGCTGCGGCACGTCTACTTCCACTGCTACCATACCAAGCTGAAGCAGTGGGGCCAGGCTGTGCTGCAGAGCCAACCCGATCTGGGCTCCTGTGCCCTGGGCCCGCAGAACCGCAACGTCGTGCCTGACATCAGCGACAACTTCGTCTGTCAGTGGGAGCATTGTGAG ACTTCCCTGGAGAACCCAGAGTGGTTTTATCGACATGTGGAAATGCACGGCCTGTGCACGGAGATGAAGTCCAACGGCAGAGAAGAAAGTGCGCTTCACTGCGGCTGGAAGG ACTGCGAGGCGACTTTCAAAGGTCGGTTCAAGTTGCGAGAGCACCTGCGCAGTCATACGCAGGAGAAGGTTGTGGCCTGTCCCATCTGTGGGGGCATGTTTGCTAACAACACCAAATTCTTTGACCACATCCGCCGCCAGACTGCTATTGAGG gccaAAGGTTTCAGTGCTCTCATTGCTCCAAGCGGTTTGCTACAGAGAGGCTACTACGGGATCACATGAGGAATCATG TCAACCATTACAAGTGCCCCCTGTGTGACATGACGTGCCCCTCGCCCTCCTCCCTGCGGAATCACATCAAGTTCCGCCACAGCAATGAGAAACCGTACCGATGTGAATACTGCGAATACAG CTGTAAGAACCTGATTGACTTGCGAAAACAcctggacacacacagcagtgagcCTGCCTACCGATGTGATTTCTCCGACTGCGACTACTCAACCCGCTCCCTCCACTCTATCAAGTCCCACTATAAGAAGGTTCATGAG GGGGACTTCATGCCACGCTACAAATGCCATGTGTGTGAACAGTGCTTCACCAGGGGCAACAATCTGACCTCACACCTCCGCAAGAAACATCAGTTCAAGTGGCCCTCAGGGCACCCACGCTTTAG GTACAAGGAACACGAAGATGGATTCATGCGGCTACAGTTGATTCGATACGAAAGTGTGGAACTGACAGAGCAGCTGATGAAGGAGAGGCAAGAGGCCCGGGACAGGAATCCAGAAGGGGAGGAGATCCAGCCAGAGGCCCTGACGCAAGGAGTAGCAGAAGGTGGAGCAGAGGAGGGTACTGAGGGGCTCAGGGGCATCTTGATTGACAGCGGACAGGCTGGCGGGAGTGACTCTGGGGCTGTTGTCAGTCCAGCTCTCCATGTGAATGAGCAGGGCAGCGACGTCTTCTACATGCTGACAGATGGCTCCCCAGAAGCAACCGGTCCCCAGGTGGCCTCCGAGGTCAGGGAGGATAGCGTCATGTTGCAGCTGCAAGACACGGCCCAGCAGTTGGGCATGGAGGTGGTGTAG